The uncultured Sunxiuqinia sp. genomic sequence TTAATCGATATTCGAAAGAGGAGTTTGATCGTTTGGTTGGCGTAATAACCGACTTGGGATCAGGTGTTTTTGCTGCCTCGTTGATGGTTGCTTTACTATTCTGGAAGGTTCGTGCCGGGCTGACTGGTCTAATTAGTCTCGGGTTTGTCGGAATTTTCACGAATGTTTTAAAGAGACAAGTATTTTCCGAACGGATACGTCCATTCAACTATTTTTATTACGACGATTTTCAACGCTTTATTTATACTGCCGAGTTGAACTACCATTTTAGCTTTCCTTCCGGTCATACCATGACAATTTTTTCGGTTATGAGCGTTTTAGCAATTATGTTTGGAAGAAGGACAGTCGGAATACTATTCTTTCTGATTGCGCTGGTGGTTGGCTTTTCGCGTATTTATCTTCTTCAACACTTTTTTCTTGATGTTTACGTAGGATCTTTTTTTGGTGTTATTAGTACATTTTTAGCTGTTTTAGTCCTAAATGGATTGTTTCGTTTGCAACGATTCTCTTGGTTTGACAAACCAGCCTATCAGATTAAATTTAAGTAGATAGTAGAAGGTTCATTCATCGTGATTGCCGCATCAGTATCTACTTTTTCAAAGCCGTCATTTGTTTCATCGTATTGACATTGGTCATTTTATATCAACTAA encodes the following:
- a CDS encoding phosphatase PAP2 family protein, giving the protein MAMEVKRSFKNLFENPGIVAFLWACVGFLLIGIWVLASTKHGDVVLFVNRYSKEEFDRLVGVITDLGSGVFAASLMVALLFWKVRAGLTGLISLGFVGIFTNVLKRQVFSERIRPFNYFYYDDFQRFIYTAELNYHFSFPSGHTMTIFSVMSVLAIMFGRRTVGILFFLIALVVGFSRIYLLQHFFLDVYVGSFFGVISTFLAVLVLNGLFRLQRFSWFDKPAYQIKFK